From Monomorium pharaonis isolate MP-MQ-018 chromosome 9, ASM1337386v2, whole genome shotgun sequence, the proteins below share one genomic window:
- the LOC105830688 gene encoding actin-binding Rho-activating protein isoform X1 has product MEYYSDSEEESLGAKVAMFNQYANKHQEKQSKNPFSSGLNIEKPKFSKEEYGRPEAGSLSDLRGRKANAHILKEIVELCEIISHEGTPCRDQPDVIGITFGDIFNIYTNISSKCVGLLLRARKQKYLEFEGETLFQRRDDDVPIFLIKPIEEIRKEYNQRLEEIQNDLLNS; this is encoded by the exons ATGGAGTATTACAGTGATTCAGAAGAG GAATCTTTGGGAGCTAAGGTTGCTATGTTCAATCAGTATGCCAACAAGCATCAAGAAAAGCAGAGCAAAAACCCATTCAGTTCTGGTCTGAATATCGAAAAGCCAAAATTCTCGAAAGAGGAATATGGCAG ACCAGAAGCAGGTTCCTTATCCGATCTACGTGGTCGCAAAGCAAATGCTCATATTTTGAAGGAAATTGTGGAGCTTTGTGAAATTATTAGTCACGAAGGCACACCTTGTCGAGATCAACCAGACGTAATTGGCATCACGTTCGGCGacatctttaatatttatactaataTTAGCAGCAAATGCGTAGGACTGCTGTTAAGAGCGAggaagcaaaaatatttagaatttgaAGGCGAAACTCTGTTTCAG agGAGAGACGATGACGTacctatatttttaatcaaacctATCGAAGAAATTCGTAAGGAATATAACCAACGACTTGAGGAAATTCAAAATGATCTATTGAATAGTTAA
- the LOC105830688 gene encoding actin-binding Rho-activating protein isoform X2, translating into MSSVMYESLGAKVAMFNQYANKHQEKQSKNPFSSGLNIEKPKFSKEEYGRPEAGSLSDLRGRKANAHILKEIVELCEIISHEGTPCRDQPDVIGITFGDIFNIYTNISSKCVGLLLRARKQKYLEFEGETLFQRRDDDVPIFLIKPIEEIRKEYNQRLEEIQNDLLNS; encoded by the exons ATGTCTTCAGTGATGTAT GAATCTTTGGGAGCTAAGGTTGCTATGTTCAATCAGTATGCCAACAAGCATCAAGAAAAGCAGAGCAAAAACCCATTCAGTTCTGGTCTGAATATCGAAAAGCCAAAATTCTCGAAAGAGGAATATGGCAG ACCAGAAGCAGGTTCCTTATCCGATCTACGTGGTCGCAAAGCAAATGCTCATATTTTGAAGGAAATTGTGGAGCTTTGTGAAATTATTAGTCACGAAGGCACACCTTGTCGAGATCAACCAGACGTAATTGGCATCACGTTCGGCGacatctttaatatttatactaataTTAGCAGCAAATGCGTAGGACTGCTGTTAAGAGCGAggaagcaaaaatatttagaatttgaAGGCGAAACTCTGTTTCAG agGAGAGACGATGACGTacctatatttttaatcaaacctATCGAAGAAATTCGTAAGGAATATAACCAACGACTTGAGGAAATTCAAAATGATCTATTGAATAGTTAA
- the LOC105833857 gene encoding elongation factor 1-alpha, with amino-acid sequence MGKEKIHINIVVIGHVDSGKSTTTGHLIYKCGGIDKRTIEKFEKEAQEMGKGSFKYAWVLDKLKAERERGITIDIALWKFETAKYYVTIIDAPGHRDFIKNMITGTSQADCAVLIVAAGIGEFEAGISKNGQTREHALLAFTLGVKQLIVGVNKMDMTDPPYSETRFEEIKKEVSSYIKKIGYNTASVAFVPISGWHGDNMLEPSPKTPWYKGWKVERKDGNADGKTLIEALDAILPPSRPTDKALRLPLQDVYKIGGIGTVPVGRVETGILKPGMLVTFAPAALTTEVKSVEMHHEALTEALPGDNVGFNVKNISVKELRRGYVAGDSKNQPPRGAADFTAQVIVLNHPGQISNGYTPVLDCHTAHIACKFAEIKEKCDRRTGKTTEENPKSIKSGDAAIVMLQPTKPMCVEAFQEFPPLGRFAVRDMRQTVAVGVIKSVTFKDTQGKVTKAAEKAQKKK; translated from the exons ATGGGTAAGGAAAAGATCCACATTAACATCGTGGTGATTGGCCATGTGGACTCCGGGAAGTCTACGACGACCGGCCACCTGATCTACAAATGCGGCGGCATCGACAAGCGGACGATCGAGAAGTTCGAGAAGGAGGCGCAGGAAATGGGCAAGGGCTCGTTCAAGTATGCCTGGGTGCTGGACAAGCTCAAGGCGGAGCGCGAGCGCGGCATCACCATCGACATCGCCCTGTGGAAATTCGAAACGGCCAAGTACTACGTCACCATCATCGACGCGCCCGGTCATCGTGACTTCATCAAGAACATGATCACCGGCACCAGCCAGGCTGACTGCGCGGTGCTGATCGTCGCTGCCGGTATCGGCGAGTTCGAGGCCGGTATCTCGAAAAACGGTCAAACCCGCGAGCACGCCCTGCTCGCCTTCACGCTGGGCGTGAAGCAGCTGATCGTCGGCGTCAACAAGATGGACATGACCGATCCGCCGTACTCGGAGACGCGCTTCGAGGAGATCAAGAAGGAAGTGTCGTCCTACATCAAGAAGATCGGTTACAACACCGCCTCGGTCGCCTTCGTGCCGATCTCCGGTTGGCACGGCGACAACATGCTCGAGCCGTCCCCGAAGACCCCCTGGTACAAGGGTTGGAAGGTGGAGCGCAAGGACGGCAATGCCGACGGCAAGACGCTCATCGAGGCGCTCGATGCCATCCTGCCGCCTTCCAGGCCCACCGACAAGGCCCTGCGGCTGCCGCTTCAGGATGTCTACAAGATCGGCGGTATTGGAACGGTGCCTGTCGGCCGCGTGGAGACCGGTATCCTGAAACCAG gTATGCTGGTAACTTTCGCGCCGGCGGCTCTCACCACCGAGGTGAAATCCGTCGAGATGCACCATGAGGCGCTGACGGAGGCCCTGCCCGGCGACAACGTCGGCTTCAACGTGAAGAACATCTCCGTGAAGGAGCTGAGGCGCGGCTACGTCGCCGGCGACTCCAAGAATCAACCGCCACGCGGCGCCGCCGACTTCACCGCCCAGGTGATCGTCCTGAATCACCCGGGGCAGATCAGCAACGGCTACACGCCCGTGCTCGACTGCCACACCGCTCACATCGCCTGCAAGTTCGCCGAAATCAAGGAGAAGTGTGACCGCCGTACCGGCAAGACCACCGAGGAGAATCCGAAGAGCATAAAGAGCGGCGACGCCGCCATCGTGATGCTGCAGCCGACCAAGCCGATGTGCGTCGAGGCTTTCCAGGAGTTCCCGCCCCTGGGTCGCTTCGCGGTCCGCGACATGCGTCAAACCGTCGCCGTGGGTGTTATCAAG AGCGTCACCTTCAAAGACACCCAGGGCAAGGTAACAAAGGCCGCGGAGAAAGCccaaaagaaaaagtaa